One Fusarium falciforme chromosome 1, complete sequence genomic window carries:
- a CDS encoding SYMPK-PTA1-N domain-containing protein, with translation MAANLSVSDQIRQLNDARKLVLGDVKYYPSIVRGILPIIGPNAAIELRRWGAEFLAEAFATPALPNGEKETMQPYVLATLESMMENDREDPQVIRSVIQCAASIYPLALRWIINNSYDTITWQRMVAIKQKILRIWDNAAPSVRICCIKFAQRVVLAQSVASGAELRYGGTLDVSLDKVPPGHQSLDPRNLEAEASGLLDRMLIVLQESSDALVVDATLNCLSILVRTRPATSNRVVNALLNFNPLKLANSPLTPKTRVMMKSMEKTSRLLLIHLMKRDPHNPMTPRIQQHVERMMRTMAEIFDDSGRKRPLAAQHHDGYDAKRQRLTPAQIQVPPLGPGTHSLADVFTLIDNDALRNFDIFQVPAPMVAKIAVTTLASIDQQVLAKAVDGIRGRLDALASAPAPELNPNTAPLGVDEDDDDYEPDFYQAEDTEQILNKLDSAPVHDASSGLEDSLALKSFHLHQPQALTPETALTAGNGTVTRVIEMMKSLEDPSKKSKAGFNRLAASSGNRDSWMTILARLATRSVAGLEGVSVKDEGDPSAPQSLSSNIRDVLYAYVMEDFRKHIDVAVSWLCEEWYNDKLQQKTGGDRLLHYEKCCLRLIDGFLPYLNAQDKVLTRFLSEIPELNRNILSRVKHMCRDPSIVQLALTSLLYLVMMRPPIKEIALDTVQDIWIEFEEARPMAGKYLSKYRPAFMEAGREAAGDNAGQATAPAIAA, from the exons ATGGCAGCGAATCTGTCAGTGTCGGACCAGATCCGGCAGCTCAACGATGCCCGAAAGCTCGTCCTGGGAGACGTCAAATACTATCCAAGCATCGTCAGAGGAATTCTCCCCATCATTGGACCGAACGCGGCGATCGAACTTCGACGATGGGGCGCCGAATTCCTCGCCGAGGCCTTTGCGACGCCAGCGCTGCCGAACGGAGAGAAGGAGACGATGCAGCCCTACGTACTGGCGACACTAGAATCGATGATGGAGAATGATCGAGAAGACCCCCAAGTCATCCGGAGCGTGATCCAGTGCGCTGCCAGCATCTATCCGCTAGCGTTGAGGTGGAT CATAAATAACAGCTACGATACGATTACGTGGCAGAGAATGGTGGCAATCAAGCAGAAGATTTTACGGATATGGGACAACGCAGCCCCTTCCGTGAGGATCTGCTGCATAAAGTTTGCGCAACGTGTGGTTTTGGCTCAGAGTGTCGCTTCTGGTGCTGAGCTCAGA TATGGTGGCACTCTCGATGTCTCCTTGGATAAAGTCCCCCCGGGCCACCAGTCCCTTGACCCCCGGAATTTGGAGGCAGAAGCATCAGGGCTCCTGGACCGAATGCTTATAGTGCTTCAAGAGAGCAG TGATGCATTGGTCGTAGATGCGACACTCAATTGCTTGTCTATTCTCGTGAGAACGCGCCCGGCAACCTCGAATCGAGTTGTCAATGCTCTTCTCAACTTCAACCCCCTCAAGCTCGCAAACTCACCCCTCACACCCAAAACTCGCGTCATGATGAAATCGATGGAGAAGACAAGTCGACTGCTCTTGATCCACCTGATGAAGCGAGATCCTCACAACCCCATGACGCCCAGGATTCAGCAGCACGTAGAGCGTATGATGCGCACCATGGCTGAGATATTCGACGACTCGGGAAGGAAACGGCCTCTCGCGGCCCAGCACCATGACGGATATGACGCTAAACGACAACGGCTGACTCCCGCCCAGATCCAGGTGCCCCCGTTGGGTCCTGGCACGCACAGCCTGGCAGATGTGTTCACATTGATCGATAATGACGCTCTAAGGAACTTTGACATCTTCCAGGTCCCTGCACCAATGGTGGCCAAGATCGCAGTCACGACGCTTGCGAGTATCGATCAGCAAGTGTTGGCCAAGGCGGTTGATGGTATCCGTGGACGTCTAGACGCCCTTGCCAGTGCCCCGGCTCCCGAACTGAACCCCAATACCGCCCCGCTGGGcgtggatgaggatgacgacgactaCGAGCCCGACTTTTATCAGGCTGAGGATACAGAACAAATCCTCAACAAGCTAGATAGCGCTCCTGTCCACGATGCGTCATCAGGTCTAGAGGACAGCCTTGCTTTGAAGTCGTTCCACCTTCACCAACCCCAGGCACTGACACCAGAAACGGCTCTAACAGCGGGTAACGGGACTGTGACGCGGGTGATTGAGATGATGAAATCTTTAGAGGATCCATCAAAGAAGAGCAAGGCTGGCTTCAATAGGCTAGCTGCCAGCTCTGGAAACCGAGACTCGTGGATGACGATACTGGCACGACTGGCGACGCGGTCAGTGGCTGGCCTCGAGGGAGTATCTGTGAAGGACGAGGGTGACCCATCAGCACCGCAATCCCTCAGCAGTAACATCCGCGACGTGCTCTATGCCTACGTGATGGAGGACTTCCGAAAACACATCGACGTGGCAGTTTCGTGGCTGTGTGAAGAGTGGTACAACGACAAGCTACAGCAGAAGACAGGCGGTGATCGACTGCTGCACTACGAAAAGTGCTGCCTGCGGCTGATTGATGGATTCTTGCCATATCTGAACGCCCAGGACAAGGTGCTCACGCGATTCCTGAGCGAGATTCCGGAGCTGAACCGGAATATTCTATCTCGGGTGAAGCACATGTGTCGCGATCCCAGCATTGTGCAGTTGGCCCTAACAAGCCTGCTCTACTTGGTCATGATGCGACCGCCTATCAAGGAAATTGCTCTGGATACGGTGCAAGACATATGGATCGAGT TCGAGGAGGCGAGGCCTATGGCGGGCAAGTATCTGTCCAAGTATCGGCCTGCTTTCATGGAGGCAGGACGGGAGGCAGCTGGCGACAATGCTGGGCAGGCGACAGCACCAGCCATCGCAGCTTGA
- a CDS encoding Cytochrome c oxidase assembly factor 3 produces the protein MPPSPQSTYYDRRLRQGPALVRARRPYLFKNAVTGLGLLTVVGAIYYYTLNAVGQDNFEDVKVPDEPRKPASSK, from the exons ATGCCTCCCAG CCCGCAATCGACATACTACGATCGCCGCCTGCGACAAGGCCCTGCCCTCGTTCGAGCCCGACGACCTTATCTTTTCAAGAACGCTGTCACCGGTCTTGGCCTCTTGACCGTTGTCGGAGCCATCT ATTACTATACCCTCAACGCCGTTGGCCAGGACAACTTTGAAGATGTCAAGGTCCCTGATGAGCCTCGGAAACCCGCCTCttctaagtaa
- a CDS encoding Nucleolar protein 12: MAKRTKGLTASSKAVDPTLDALFAASAGPTKAPAKSRYSALLEQKPREAPQPKVVLEEENGEEDDEDDEVLSEISEELSYGEDDEDEDEDEQDSEAEEQEDSEGDEDDAESADEPMTDAPAELDAIIDAAEGKEKKDRKRKRKNDNDDLEGNYLSKVAAEEEAERAGKRQKNDGSKEDGEKAEGEDDDASGDESDIPVHETLAKEDKSSDLEKAARTVFLANVSTEAISSKTAKKTLMAHLSSILEKDASPPQTIESIRFRSVAYAGGSLPKRAAYITKSLMDATTKSANAYVVYSTIAAAREAVAKLNGTQVLDRHLRVDSVAHPSPTDHRRCVFVGNLGFVDDETILATNADGDTTQKKRNKTPSDVEEGLWRTFSTQGKVENVRVVRDSKTRVGKGIAYVQFYDANDVEAALLLDDKKFPPMLPRKLRVTRAKDPRKTALAQERAKAKAMATNGAPKSMKYKPKATPEEQSMAGRTSKLLGRSAAIQQRHGKRPTKGSSEEVPNPLDEIKTPEQVIFEGRRATSRDALPKDLKFGKKGKNKNKPKAKGGKPQNRSARRAAEWKKKS, translated from the exons ATGGCTAAACG CACAAAGGgcttgacggcctcttccAAGGCTGTGGACCCCACACTCGACGCTCTGTTTGCGGCCAGC GCTGGTCCTACCAAGGCTCCCGCCAAGTCAAGATACTCGGCATTGTTGGAACAGAAGCCGCGAGAAGCACCCCAACCAAAGGTagtcttggaggaggagaacggtgaagaagacgacgaggacgacgaagTGCTTTCGGAAATCAGTGAGGAGCTGAGCTAtggggaggatgatgaggatgaggacgaggatgagcaaGACTCTGAGGCTGAAGAGCAAGAGGACAGCGAAGGGGATGAAGACGACGCAGAGAGTGCAGACGAGCCCATGACAGATGCGCCAGCCGAACTCGATGCTATTATCGATGCCGCCGAAggcaaagaaaagaaggacCGGAAACGAAAGCGCAAGAATGATAATGACGACCTCGAGGGCAACTACCTGAGCAAAGTTGCtgcagaggaggaggctgagcgtGCGGGCAAGCGACAGAAGAACGATGGCTCAAAAGAAGACGGTGAGAAGGCTGAGggtgaggacgacgacgccaGCGGCGACGAGAGCGATATCCCCGTCCACGAGACACTGGCCAAGGAAGACAAGTCCTCGGATCTGGAAAAGGCAGCTCGGACAGTCTTCCTTGCCAACGTTTCCACCGAAGCTATATCCTccaagacggccaagaaGACGCTCATGGCCCAtctctcttccatcttggAAAAGGATGCATCTCCACCACAGACCATTGAGTCCATTCGCTTCCGCTCTGTCGCATACGCAGGCGGCTCTCTGCCAAAGCGCGCGGCCTACATCACCAAGTCGCTGATGGACGCCACAACCAAGTCGGCCAATGCCTATGTCGTGTACTCGACTATCGCAGCTGCTCGGGAGGCCGTCGCAAAGCTCAATGGCACCCAGGTGCTTGACCGACACCTGAGGGTGGACAGTGTCGCTCACCCCAGTCCCACAGACCACCGTCGATGCGTGTTTGTTGGCAACTTGGGATTCGTTGATGACGAGACTATCCTCGCCACCAACGCCGATGGAGATACTACACAGAAGAAGCGAAACAAGACTCCGTCCGATGTTGAGGAGGGCCTATGGCGCACCTTTAGCACTCAGGGCAAGGTCGAAAATGTCCGAGTTGTCCGAGACTCCAAGACTCGCGTAGGCAAGGGCATCGCCTATGTGCAGTTTTAT GACGCCAATGATGTCGAGGCCGCCCTGCTCCTTGATGACAAGAAGTTCCCGCCCATGCTTCCCCGCAAGCTGCGTGTTACTCGAGCCAAGGATCCTCGCAAGACGGCCCTCGCTCAGGAgcgagccaaggccaaggctatGGCCACCAACGGCGCACCCAAGAGCATGAAGTACAAGCCCAAGGCGACACCTGAGGAGCAGTCCATGGCTGGCCGCACAAGCAAACTCCTCGGCCGCTCCGCCGCTATTCAGCAGCGTCACGGAAAGCGTCCCACAAAGGGCTCTTCCGAAGAGGTTCCTAACCCCcttgacgagatcaagacTCCAGAGCAGGTCATCTTTGAAGGCCGACGTGCCACATCCAGGGACGCTCTGCCCAAGGACCTCAAGTTtggcaagaagggcaagaacaagaacaagcccaaggccaagggagGCAAGCCGCAAAATCGAAGCGCCAGGAGAGCTGCCgagtggaagaagaagagctga
- a CDS encoding Tubulin alpha chain encodes MKGEILHLHLGQAGTQLGNSAWELYLLEHGLGPDGRPDPNAGDIGEGGSFETFFTETSSGKHVPRSIFVDLDPSPIDEIRTGGYRQLFHPELLISGKEDAANNYARGHYTIGKEMVDNVMDRIRRVADNCHSLQGFLIFHSFGGGTGSGFGALLLERLSTEYGKKSKLEFAVYPAPRTSTAVVEPYNAVLSTHSTIENSDCTFLVDNEAVYDICRRNLDIPRPSYEHLNRLIAQVVSSITSSLRFDGALNVDLNEFQTNLVPYPRIHYPLISYAPVISSAKSEHESFKVHDLTFQCFEPNNQMVVCDPRNGKYMAVALLYRGDVVPRDCNAAIAALKAKASFNLVEWCPTGFKLGINYQKPMAVPAAPEDGGLASVKRSVSMLSNTTAIAEAWSRLDYKFDLMHSKRAFVHWYVGEGMEEGEFTEAREDLAALEKDYEEVAADSFEPEEEVEY; translated from the exons ATGAAGGGCGAG ATTCTTCACCTCCACCTGGGCCAGGCTGGTACCCAGCTCGGTAACTCTGCTTGGGAGCT CTACCTCCTCGAGCACGGCCTCGGCCCCGATGGTCGTCCCGACCCCAATGCTGGTGATATTGGTGAGGGAGGCTCCTTCGAGACCTTTTTCACCGAGACGAGCAGCGGCAAGCATGTTCCTCGCTCCATCTTTGTCGATCTTGACCCCTCTCCCATTGACGAGATCCGAACTGGTGGTTACCGCCAGCTCTTCCACCCCGAGCTGTTGATCAGCGGCAAGGAAGATGCTGCCAACAACTATGCTCGTGGCCACTACACCATTGGCAAGGAGATGGTCGACAATGTCATGGACCGCATCCGCCGCGTGGCTG ACAACTGCCACTCTCTCCAGGGTTTCCTTATCTTCCACTCCTTCGGCGGTGGTACCGGCTCCGGTTTCGgtgctctcctcctcgagcgccTCTCTACCGAGTACGGCAAGAAGTCTAAGCTCGAGTTCGCCGTGTACCCTGCTCCCCGAACCTCGACCGCCGTTGTTGAGCCCTACAACGCCGTTTTGTCGACTCACAGCACCATTGAGAACTCTGACTGCACGTTCCTCGTCGACAACGAGGCCGTCTACGATATCTGCCGTCGTAACCTCGATATCCCCCGTCCTTCGTACGAGCACCTGAACCGCTTGATCGCCCAGGTTGTCAGCTCCATCACCTCGTCTCTCCGATTCGATGGTGCTCTCAACGTCGATCTCAACGAGTTCCAGACCAACCTGGTTCCTTACCCTCGAATTCACTACCCCCTCATCAGCTACGCTCCTGTCATCTCCTCTGCCAAGAGCGAGCACGAGAGCTTCAAGGTCCACGACCTCACCTTCCAGT GCTTCGAGCCCAACAACCAGATGGTGGTTTGCGACCCCCGAAACGGTAAGTACATGGCCGTCGCTCTTCTGTACCGTGGAGATGTTGTCCCCCGCGACTGCAACGCTGCCATTGCtgccctcaaggccaaggcctcaTTCAACCTCGTCGAGTGGTGCCCTACTGGTTTCAAGCTCGGCATCAACTACCAGAAGCCCATGGCTGTTCCCGCGGCTCCCGAGGATGGTGGTCTTGCTTCCGTCAAGCGATCCGTTTCCATGCTTTCCAACACCACtgccatcgccgaggccTGGTCGCGTCTTGACTACAAGTTCGACCTCATGCACAGCAAGCGTGCCTTCGTCCACTGGTACGTCGGCGAGGGTATGGAGGAAGGCGAGTTCACCGAGGCCCGTGAGGATCTTGCTGCTCTGGAGAAGGATTACGAGGAGGTTGCTGCCGACTCGTTcgagcccgaggaggaggtcgagtACTAG
- a CDS encoding Nudix hydrolase domain-containing protein, which translates to MASTRLAKPSVETAQSSCLNQCSSAEPIYPGTPSHSLDMTSLYGVVQQGNKIDAVALEDVWAFHIHGIDEVVGYMKDDVQRDMVWDENFTLNQVTRTILLNPKTQAGENIATACCRVFSNLCLLNRGRFNNCIDPWLAKDVPRREFQPLHVADSKRQDLTIPLPIRGLFGVVTVGVHLNVYTVKQVDGRENIDRIWVSHRAKSVNVSYSGMLDQVVAGGMDPTDRVSGVLSPCVTLKREAREEAGLHIDLNTREVFMGQEDGTTRLVGSVEQAPAITFYDCKDRNAGLMNEGHLEPGVRFVYDLRVDTSFQPHAEERGIERFEALSVDEVKQSLHSLDWKPNCGLVMVDFMVRKGLVSGADEARLGDIITGLRRPLPFKFAQDEFRVLDGW; encoded by the coding sequence atggcttcaaCACGATTGGCCAAGCCCTCGGTGGAAACTGCTCAATCTTCATGCCTCAATCAGTGCTCTTCGGCAGAACCGATATATCCTGGAACCCCCTCTCACTCTCTCGATATGACCTCGCTCTACGGAGTCGTTCAGCAGGGGAACAAGATCGATGCCGTGGCCCTAGAGGATGTCTGGGCGTTCCACATTCATGGCATCGACGAAGTTGTGGGCTACATGAAGGACGACGTCCAACGAGACATGGTATGGGATGAGAACTTTACCCTCAACCAAGTCACACGGACTATCCTTCTCAACCCCAAAACCCAAGCAGGTGAGAACATTGCGACGGCATGTTGCAGAGTCTTCTCGAACCTATGTCTCCTGAACCGTGGGCGGTTCAACAACTGCATTGACCCTTGGCTCGCTAAGGATGTGCCACGGCGAGAATTCCAACCTCTTCATGTTGCCGATAGCAAACGGCAAGATCTCACCATTCCCCTACCTATCCGAGGGCTGTTCGGGGTTGTCACGGTGGGAGTCCACCTCAACGTCTACACCGTCAAGCAGGTGGACGGCAGGGAGAACATCGACCGCATCTGGGTCTCGCATCGGGCCAAGAGCGTTAATGTCAGCTACTCGGGTATGCTGGACCAGGTTGTCGCAGGCGGCATGGATCCAACTGATCGAGTATCGGGAGTCTTGTCCCCGTGCGTCACCCTGAAACGAGAGGCACGGGAAGAGGCGGGCTTGCATATCGACCTCAACACCAGAGAGGTCTTTATGGGCCAGGAGGATGGCACTACAAGACTGGTTGGCTCAGTCGAACAGGCTCCTGCCATCACCTTCTATGACTGCAAGGACCGTAATGCAGGTCTCATGAACGAAGGTCATCTGGAGCCTGGAGTCCGCTTCGTGTACGATCTCAGGGTTGACACAAGCTTTCAGCCGCATGCTGAGGAGCGTGGTATCGAAAGGTTTGAAGCTCTTTCGGTGGACGAGGTCAAGCAGAGCCTCCATTCTCTAGACTGGAAACCTAACTGCGGGCTAGTCATGGTTGACTTTATGGTCCGCAAGGGACTTGTCTCGGGGGCAGACGAAGCCAGGCTGGGAGACATCATAACAGGACTACGACGACCACTCCCATTCAAGTTTGCACAAGATGAATTTCGGGTTTTAGACGGTTGGTAG
- a CDS encoding Cupin-2 domain-containing protein: MSSQPKPLPPVKRYITTHDAEGNAIWDESVPLEVEEQRSGGFSIHSSYIHLDNSHDLNSGNDLKAYREHPYEKDLAPESGSTLRVVDFWPGFPAVMHRTASIDYGVVIEGEVDCVLDNGATRTFRRGDIIIQRGTNHAWKNSGTEVARVCFTLLPSAPIKVQGKELEVHGMADLGRIAEEASNIV, from the coding sequence ATGTCTTCTCAGCCTAAGCCTCTCCCTCCCGTCAAGCGATACATCACCACACATGATGCCGAGGGAAATGCAATCTGGGACGAATCTGTTCccctcgaggtcgaggagcagcgTAGCGGCGGCTTCTCCATCCACTCATCGTACATCCACCTGGACAACTCTCACGACCTCAACAGTGGAAACGACCTCAAGGCTTACAGGGAGCACCCTTATGAGAAGGATCTCGCTCCAGAGTCTGGATCTACTCTCCGAGTCGTTGACTTTTGGCCCGGCTTCCCGGCCGTCATGCACCGGACCGCTAGCATCGACTATGGCGTTGTGATCGAGGGCGAGGTTGACTGTGTCCTCGACAACGGCGCCACCAGAACCTTCCGGAGAGGCGATATAATCATTCAGAGGGGGACCAACCATGCCTGGAAGAACTCGGGAACTGAGGTGGCTCGTGTCTGCTTCACACTTCTGCCTTCGGCCCCCATCAAGGTCCAGggcaaggagcttgaggttCATGGCATGGCTGACCTGGGAAGAATTGCAGAGGAGGCAAGCAACATTGTATAG